A genomic region of Pseudoalteromonas piscicida contains the following coding sequences:
- a CDS encoding M24 family metallopeptidase, translating to MNVDYAARQQRLVNKLQQHQSDAIIIYGYENIVYLTGFTGHAATLLMSSNGRHRLITDYRYFERASNEAVGVEVILRNRDKETLPDCIFRLLDGPRQLAFEAHQISHADYVSLNISAKNTTLVAAPLWVESLRQVKDSDEINCIKRAAEIADAALAHTLPLLKVGITEREAAIELEYQMQKLGSEGLSFDTILLFGARSSLPHGNPGQTKLNLGDLVLIDFGAVISGYRSDMTRSYVLGEPTKQQQSIYDTVQYAQRAALALIKAGVNCIDLNNASHDVLSHSDFSQYAGEGLGHGVGLFLHEQPFIKPGVDHQLEAGNIITIEPGIYIPNYGGVRLEEDVLVTESGFECLTHAPQVFQLTN from the coding sequence ATGAATGTAGATTACGCAGCCAGACAGCAACGCTTAGTCAATAAATTACAACAACATCAAAGTGACGCTATCATTATTTATGGCTACGAGAATATTGTATATTTAACTGGCTTCACCGGTCATGCAGCAACATTGTTGATGTCTTCAAATGGGCGACACCGACTCATTACCGATTATCGTTACTTTGAGCGTGCTAGCAATGAAGCGGTGGGAGTCGAAGTCATTTTAAGAAATCGTGATAAAGAAACGTTACCTGATTGTATTTTTAGATTATTGGATGGGCCGCGACAGCTTGCATTTGAAGCGCATCAAATCAGTCACGCAGATTATGTCTCATTAAACATCAGCGCAAAAAATACCACGCTTGTTGCCGCGCCGCTTTGGGTGGAATCACTAAGGCAAGTTAAAGATAGTGATGAAATTAACTGTATTAAACGTGCCGCCGAGATAGCTGACGCTGCGCTTGCCCATACACTGCCTTTGTTAAAAGTAGGGATCACTGAGCGAGAAGCGGCAATTGAGCTTGAGTATCAGATGCAAAAGCTAGGCTCCGAAGGTCTCTCTTTTGACACAATCCTATTATTTGGTGCTCGTTCTTCCTTACCGCACGGAAACCCAGGACAGACAAAACTTAACCTAGGCGATTTGGTACTTATCGACTTTGGTGCGGTGATAAGCGGCTATCGCTCTGATATGACGCGAAGTTACGTGTTAGGGGAGCCGACGAAGCAACAACAATCCATTTATGACACGGTCCAATATGCGCAGCGAGCTGCGTTGGCGCTAATAAAAGCAGGCGTTAACTGCATAGATTTAAATAACGCATCACACGATGTGTTGAGTCATAGTGACTTTTCACAATACGCAGGTGAGGGACTTGGCCACGGGGTGGGGCTATTTCTACACGAGCAGCCGTTTATTAAACCTGGGGTCGATCACCAATTAGAAGCTGGCAATATCATAACCATAGAGCCGGGTATTTACATTCCAAATTATGGTGGTGTGCGCTTGGAAGAAGATGTACTGGTGACTGAAAGTGGTTTTGAATGCTTAACCCACGCGCCGCAAGTATTTCAGCTAACAAACTAA
- a CDS encoding bifunctional Delta(1)-pyrroline-2-carboxylate/Delta(1)-piperideine-2-carboxylate reductase gives MQIITRQEVADNLNYPSLIQALKQGFAQPAGTPTRQVFELDNSHNNHDAFAVLPAWNADVIGVKAFTYFPDNNQHDKASLYSKIMLFSRQFGEPLALVDGTEVTLWRTSAVSALAAEYLAPKHAKHLVFFGSGNLASYMINAHLSVRNYSKISIIARNSEKGRLLLELLSSQHQGVEFSLYQQATASVIASADVISCATGSHTPLFNGEWLSDGTHIDCIGNHHKDCREIDTKTVTKSRVFVDSRANVLNEAGELLLPISEGQFSPEKVVAELSEMTKNNLGRSNENEITLFKSVGTALSDLIGAKLVYDLVQK, from the coding sequence ATGCAAATTATTACTCGCCAAGAAGTCGCGGATAACCTCAACTACCCAAGCTTAATCCAAGCGCTTAAACAGGGTTTTGCGCAACCAGCAGGTACACCAACACGGCAAGTTTTTGAGCTAGATAATAGTCACAACAATCATGACGCTTTTGCTGTTTTACCTGCTTGGAATGCCGATGTGATTGGCGTAAAGGCGTTTACCTATTTCCCTGATAACAACCAGCACGATAAAGCCAGCCTTTACTCAAAAATCATGCTGTTTTCTAGGCAGTTCGGTGAGCCGCTCGCGCTTGTGGACGGCACCGAAGTAACATTGTGGAGAACCTCTGCTGTGTCAGCATTAGCCGCGGAGTATTTAGCACCTAAACATGCCAAACATTTGGTTTTCTTTGGCTCAGGCAATTTAGCTAGTTACATGATTAATGCTCATTTAAGTGTTAGAAATTATAGTAAAATTTCAATAATTGCACGTAATTCTGAAAAAGGACGCCTGTTGCTGGAGCTATTGTCCTCGCAGCATCAGGGAGTGGAATTTTCATTGTATCAGCAGGCAACCGCATCTGTTATTGCTTCGGCAGATGTGATCAGCTGTGCAACAGGCAGTCATACGCCTTTGTTCAATGGAGAGTGGTTGAGCGATGGTACGCATATAGATTGCATTGGCAATCACCATAAAGATTGTCGAGAAATTGATACCAAAACGGTAACTAAGAGCCGCGTTTTTGTAGATAGTCGCGCCAATGTATTGAACGAGGCGGGCGAATTGTTGTTACCGATCAGTGAAGGTCAATTTAGCCCCGAGAAGGTGGTTGCAGAGCTTAGCGAAATGACTAAAAATAACCTAGGTCGAAGTAACGAGAACGAAATTACTTTGTTTAAGTCTGTAGGAACGGCATTAAGTGATTTAATTGGAGCGAAATTAGTGTATGACTTGGTTCAAAAATAA
- the rsgA gene encoding ribosome small subunit-dependent GTPase A encodes MNTHSKYRVIEKHYDSYKIQTESGIKSAILKGSFLHTIKSKESLPCVGDWVNVANEHSHYLINGIEKRYSLVSRKFTGNTTEQQAIAANVDYVFIVLGLDRERHYSDRLLERLLTIAWNSGATPIVILNKCDLNDMASLIKRQLETVALDINIIICSAEDKTGIEEVVSYLVNGAVGMFIGPSGVGKSTLTNTILKNSIQKTNSGRDKDKRGRHTTSACYLFELENGGYIVDSSGIKEVQAWAESEDIEAVFGEIQSASNLCHFRDCSHEGEPGCAVQQELEYGNITAERYDSYLHLKQEQAFLERRRNVRNKSAERQHGKDFTKMVKSTLSKKQILRNAQR; translated from the coding sequence ATGAACACACATAGCAAGTACAGAGTTATTGAAAAGCATTACGATAGTTATAAAATTCAAACCGAAAGCGGGATTAAATCTGCAATATTAAAAGGAAGTTTTTTACATACTATTAAAAGTAAAGAGTCTCTCCCATGTGTCGGAGATTGGGTGAATGTTGCAAATGAACACTCTCATTATTTAATTAACGGCATTGAGAAAAGATACAGCCTTGTTAGCCGAAAATTCACTGGTAACACTACCGAACAACAGGCAATCGCAGCCAATGTTGATTATGTGTTTATCGTATTGGGTCTTGATCGTGAGCGGCACTATTCTGACCGATTACTTGAACGACTGCTAACAATTGCTTGGAATAGCGGCGCTACTCCTATCGTCATTTTGAATAAGTGCGATTTAAATGACATGGCAAGTTTAATTAAACGACAGTTAGAAACTGTTGCGCTCGATATCAATATCATTATTTGCAGCGCGGAAGATAAAACAGGCATCGAAGAAGTTGTGTCATATTTGGTAAATGGAGCAGTTGGAATGTTTATCGGCCCATCAGGTGTAGGTAAATCAACGCTCACAAATACTATTCTCAAAAATAGTATACAGAAAACTAATTCCGGCAGAGATAAAGATAAAAGAGGTCGACATACCACTTCTGCATGTTATCTGTTTGAATTAGAAAACGGCGGGTATATTGTTGATTCTTCAGGTATCAAAGAGGTGCAAGCTTGGGCTGAATCAGAAGATATTGAAGCCGTTTTTGGTGAAATTCAAAGTGCATCTAATTTGTGTCATTTTCGAGATTGTTCACATGAAGGTGAGCCGGGCTGCGCAGTTCAACAGGAACTAGAATATGGAAATATAACAGCCGAACGATATGATAGTTACCTGCACTTAAAACAAGAGCAAGCTTTCTTAGAAAGAAGAAGAAATGTTCGAAATAAAAGTGCAGAGCGTCAGCATGGTAAAGATTTCACAAAAATGGTTAAATCTACTTTGAGTAAAAAACAAATTTTGCGAAATGCACAACGTTAA
- a CDS encoding proline racemase family protein, giving the protein MTLTIDLEQILSHAKVIESVDMHTAGEPLRVIVGGFPEPQGNTILDKRQYCVENLDHYRTALMYEPRGHADMYGALIVEKQLPESDFGVLFLHNEGYSTMCGHAIIALATLFLQQNPAKKQLLIDTPAGLITAWLRDGQAEFANVPAEVVTRDKQVKTSEFGLISVDIAFGGAFYAYIDADKIDLALTSENAAYIQQLGLTLKQEIATQISLVCDDARLAFLYGVIFYSNSQKSDSAHSKHVCIFADGELDRSPTGTGVSGRAAILAARDELAANQRIFIEGILGLGLDVCYQLSDDSKSLIPIVSGTAYITGRHQFILDDHDPLVRGFLLR; this is encoded by the coding sequence ATGACGTTAACAATAGATTTGGAGCAGATACTGAGTCACGCGAAAGTAATAGAGTCGGTTGACATGCATACCGCCGGAGAGCCTTTGCGGGTGATTGTCGGTGGCTTCCCTGAACCTCAAGGCAACACTATTTTAGATAAACGGCAATACTGCGTAGAAAATCTTGATCACTATCGCACCGCGCTGATGTATGAGCCTAGGGGTCATGCTGATATGTATGGTGCGCTTATCGTTGAAAAGCAGTTACCAGAAAGCGATTTTGGCGTGTTATTTCTTCATAATGAAGGGTACTCAACAATGTGTGGTCATGCGATTATTGCTTTAGCCACACTATTTTTACAGCAGAATCCTGCAAAGAAGCAGTTATTGATAGATACGCCTGCTGGGCTAATTACCGCATGGCTAAGAGACGGCCAAGCTGAATTTGCCAATGTACCAGCAGAGGTAGTGACACGTGATAAGCAAGTCAAGACATCTGAATTTGGTTTAATCTCAGTGGATATCGCATTTGGTGGTGCGTTTTATGCCTATATTGACGCTGATAAAATCGATTTAGCTCTTACGTCAGAAAATGCAGCTTACATTCAGCAGTTAGGTTTAACGCTTAAACAAGAAATTGCAACACAGATTAGCTTAGTGTGTGACGATGCGCGCCTTGCGTTTTTATATGGTGTGATTTTTTATTCCAATTCTCAAAAATCGGACTCCGCTCACAGTAAGCATGTGTGCATTTTTGCCGATGGCGAATTAGATCGCAGTCCAACAGGGACTGGGGTCAGTGGTCGAGCTGCAATTCTTGCCGCCAGAGATGAGCTCGCCGCAAACCAACGTATCTTTATTGAAGGTATATTAGGCTTGGGCTTAGATGTTTGTTATCAACTTAGTGATGATAGTAAGTCGTTGATCCCAATAGTTTCGGGCACGGCCTATATTACAGGCCGACACCAATTTATTTTAGACGACCACGATCCATTAGTAAGAGGATTTTTACTACGATGA